AGCGGCTATGTAAACCACCGCCGACATCAACGAAACCTCCACCACCTGTACCAGGGATACCCATATGCTTGGGATTAGGTGGATACTCAATAGCCTACTTACCGACAGGAGGACCGCCAATGCAATGCCCGTGGGCGCCACGTAATCAATTACCAAATCCCTACCCTTAAACAATGACCTTGAACTGCCGAGCCTATTGAGCCTGAAGGCTATGGCCGCCGTGTTGGCCATTAGTGAGGATATTAGGGCCCCGTTGATTGCGTAGTAGGGTATTGAGAGGCCGCGTAGTACTAGTATTAGTGGTACCATGGTTGTTAAGTAAACCACTGTGAACACTAACTCCGCAAGGTGTGCATAAAGCACCAAACTCCCCAGGTAGGACCTAGCCCTAATGCTCTCCTCCAGGATATCCCTCTTATCAATGCCCTGCATCACGTTGCTGAGGAATTGATTGGCATTACCCATGACATTGCTAACCATGGCCAGGGCGACGGGCGTTATTAATAAATTGAATGAGCCCTCCATACTGGGCCTCACCAGGTTTAGGAACACAGGTGCGAAGACTGTCAGTGTAATGGCCGTGTACGTTGACGTTACAAGGACAAGGAGCAGGTCCCTATAAACAATGCCCCACCTATCCCTCTCCAACAACTCCCCATAGGTCACGCTGACCAATGTGGAGCTGAAGCTAAAGGGCTTACTGAGTATGAAGAGCACGTACCAAATACCCAACTGCCCATAACCCAACAAACCAATGAACATGGCATCCAGGGACCTGAAGGAGTTAATGGCATAACCCATCAAGGGAACCCATGAGGCATTTACCAAATCCCTCAGATACGCAACAGCACCCCTAAGCCTGGCGTGGAAGCCCAGGGACCTCACCAGGGCGTACACAGTGGGTACTACGGTTATGAACACCGAGGACCAGAGCACCGCGGGTATTGACCAGCCCAGGAACATTATTACGGGTATCACAAGGAGCTTTGTTATGGACTGAGTAATGGACGCGGTTATGAAGGCGCCCCTATTCTTAACCATGAGTATTGAGTTGGTTATGGACTGCACGTAATACACGACCTCGGAGGCCAGGGCAACCGAGAGCACAAGCCACGCGTAGGTGCCCATCTTACCCCAAACACTGGCTAAGTAAGCCACGGTTAGGACTGCTGTGGCCAGGTAAAGCATGAGGGATACGGCAATGGCCGCCGTTATGTTCAGGGCACCATCCCTCGCGGTCACCCTGGGGAATACGAAGCCCGTTAGGGCAGTGGGCAGTAGGGAGAAGGCGAGGGCCGCATTTAATAGGGAGAGTAGCCCAAGCCCCGCTGTGGGTATTTTCCTGGTTATGGCTATGTTATAAACAAGCCCACTCACTAGGCTCAGTAGTGACGCCGTTATCGCCATCAACCTGGTGCTCCTCATGAACCAAGCCCCAGTGACCCGCCGAAAATATAAAGTATTCCCACTTTAAACAATAATGATTTTAATGGAGACGTCAGGTTAGAAATAAATGCTCATACTAATACATGGGTCCAGGGGCCTTGATTACATAATCAGCGAGTTAAATGTGAGGAGGGACATTAATTACTCGGTAATGTGCACCGAGGGCATGGCCAGGGCAGGCATAGACCTGGAACTAAATGGGGACGCATCGATAAGGATAGCGAATGTGTGGGGCAGGGTACTCAGGCTCAGGGATAATGAGCACAGGGCACTCATTGATGCCCTAACCACAGCAAAGACCCTGAGGGAAGCCATTAACCAATTAATTAATACGCACGAGGATTACGGTGCGGATAGGCTCTACGCCATAGCCACGGAACTATCAATGCTCGACATATGGAGGGCTCCTGGGGAGGGCTGCGTACCCACGCCATTCCTAGAGCCCATAAAGACCCTGGTATCCACGGCGATGCTCACGCACGTGGTAATTAAGGGAGGCCCGGCGAGTGTGGTGGTGTCCAGTGAGTACGTGGATGAAATAGCGGACCTACTAACAGAGACCAGGGGGCTTGGGAATGTCTATGTGCACACAAACACAATGCCCAGGGAATTAGGCGTCTTCGATGATGTGCTCATAACAACAATGGAGCTGCCCAGGGAATTATTTGGAAGGCTAATTAGAGTTAGGGGTGGGGAGAAGTCGGAGCTATTGGGTGCGGGGGCCCCAGCCAAGCCCATGGCCAGGGGCGCCGCAGTGGCCAGGGGCGTTGATGGTGATGTGCTCGAGATCATAAAGACGGCTAGCGAGTTGGGATTCGTAACCCTAAACTCACTCCTGGACATGATGCAGGCATCGGGGCTTAGCAGGGATGGAGTCTTACAGGCCTTAATTAGGGCTGTGAGCATGAACCTGGTCAAGGTTAGGTACCTGAGCGATGGTAGGGTTGTGGTGACCCCAACCCTGAGGGGCATTGGGTTGTTAATAAATAGCTCCTGAGCCATATTATATTCACTTATTTAGCCTATTTATGATTCCATTAATGAATAATCCCTATAAAGAAGAATTTATAAATCCCGATGGTAATGAAAACCCATGCCTCCCAAATGGTACTGGCCCATAGACATGAATGAGGTCCCCAAGATCGTTGTGGAGCCCCCAGGGCCCAGGGCCATGGAGATTGTGAAGGCGGACTCAACACTGATAATGCAGTCCTTTGGGCGGTGGTACCCACTGGTTATTCGGCGGGGTTACGGGCCCGTTATTGAGGACGTGGATGGTAACCTGTACATAGACTTCAACGCCGGCATAGCGGTCATGAACGTGGGGCATAGCCACCCGAGGATTGTGGAGGCCATTAAGAGGCAGGCGGAGTTATTCACCCACTACAGCATGACGGACTTCTACTACGAGTTAATAGTTAAGCATGCAAGCATGCTCAGAGATATAGTACCCATAAGCGGTGACAAGAGGGTCTTCTACACGAACTCAGGCACGGAATCCATAGAGGGAGCCCTCAAGATATCCAGGGGGCACTTCAGGAACCAGAGGCCATACGTAATAGCATTCCTGGGCGCCTTCCACGGGAGGACTTACGGATCCATGGCACTCACGGCAAGCAAACCCATACAGAGGTTTGGGTTCAACCCCATGCTACCCAACGTAATACACGTACCATACCCATACCCATACAGGTGCCCATTCGGTAGGGACCTAACGGAGGAGGAGTGCGGGGAGGCGGTGCTGGGGTATATGGAGGATTGGATATTCGGCAAGTTGGTGGATCCCTCAGAGGTCTCCGCAATATTCTTCGAACCAGTACAGGGCGAGGGAGGTTACGTAGTACCCCCAAGGAACTTCATACAGGGACTCAGGAAGATGACCGATAAGTACGGAATCCTCCTTGTGGATGACGAGGTCCAGTCGGGCTTTGGCAGGACCGGTAGGTGGTTCGCCATTGAGCACTTTGGCGTGGAGCCCGACATAATAACCATGGCCAAGGCAATAGCGGCGGGCCTACCACTGGGTGCCATAGTGGGTAGGGCAGGCGTAATGGACCTACCCAGGGGATCCCACGCAAACACCTTCGGCGGGAACCCAGTGGCCCTGGCCGCGGGTATTGAGGTTATAAACATCATAAACGAGGAGGACCTACTAACCAATGCCCAGAGGGTTGGTGAGTATATTAAGCGCAGGTTCATGGAGGAGATGGACAGGACGGAGTTGATAGGTGATGTTAGGGGCTTGGGGCTAATGATTGGTGTGGAGCTCGTGAGGAATAGGAAGACCAGGGAGTACGCGAGTAAGGAGCTGGAGCAGGTGCTACTCGAGTCCTTCAAGCGCGGTGTGGCGGTTATCGGCGCTGGTAAGTCAGTCATAAGGATAGCGCCGCCCTTGAACATACCCATGGAGTTAGCCGAGAGAGCTGTTGATATACTGATTGATGTTATAAGGAAGGTGGATAGGGAGAGGGTTAAGTGATTTTTAATTCAGCCTAACCTTATTAATCAAACCCTGGGATCCCCTATAGTACTCACTCTCCTCCTCAAGGTACCACTCAAGCACGTAATCACGCTCATCAGCATAATCCCTAGCAAACTCGAAGGCTTTCCTCCAATCCTTATCCTGATAAACAACCCTCCAACCAAACTCCACCAGTGACAGGTCCTCGGGCTTACCACTAACGAGGACCCTACCAAGCCTCCCATTGACCAAAACCCTGTAACTGGTCATCATACCTGTATACGTATACTGGGTTAAAAAGGGCTTCCAGGTTTTTATTCAAACAGTACACTGAAACTTTTAGTCTACCCAAACGCAACAGGGAACCAACAACCTAACACTGAAGATTAACCACCGCCATCCAGGTACTTGCCTATTATGTCGATGTACTTATAAATATCGTCTGGGAAGACCAGGAGGTAAGTATCATCGCCAAACCTCTCCCTAACCCTCAGAAAGGCACTAAACACAGCGCCACTACTAAGCCCCACAAGCAAGCCCTCACTCCTGGCAATCGTAATCACACCATTAATGGCCTCCTCAAGCGTCACATCAACCACCTCATCAACCACATCCCTAAACCACCTGGTCCCAAGCTCCACCCTCTTAATACCAGGAATAACACTACCCCTCGCAGGTTGAACACCAACCACGTAGACATCACCAAAGCGCTCCTTAAGCC
This is a stretch of genomic DNA from Vulcanisaeta thermophila. It encodes these proteins:
- a CDS encoding acetyl ornithine aminotransferase family protein; its protein translation is MPPKWYWPIDMNEVPKIVVEPPGPRAMEIVKADSTLIMQSFGRWYPLVIRRGYGPVIEDVDGNLYIDFNAGIAVMNVGHSHPRIVEAIKRQAELFTHYSMTDFYYELIVKHASMLRDIVPISGDKRVFYTNSGTESIEGALKISRGHFRNQRPYVIAFLGAFHGRTYGSMALTASKPIQRFGFNPMLPNVIHVPYPYPYRCPFGRDLTEEECGEAVLGYMEDWIFGKLVDPSEVSAIFFEPVQGEGGYVVPPRNFIQGLRKMTDKYGILLVDDEVQSGFGRTGRWFAIEHFGVEPDIITMAKAIAAGLPLGAIVGRAGVMDLPRGSHANTFGGNPVALAAGIEVINIINEEDLLTNAQRVGEYIKRRFMEEMDRTELIGDVRGLGLMIGVELVRNRKTREYASKELEQVLLESFKRGVAVIGAGKSVIRIAPPLNIPMELAERAVDILIDVIRKVDRERVK